The window CTGGTGTAGTTGTCGTCGGGGTAGTTGTCGCGACCGGGCCAGGTGCCGTCGGTGCTGCGCCCGGGATCGGGTTGTCGAGGGCGGTGGTGTTCTCCGTGTGATTCGGCTGAAGTCCTCCTTCGGTGCGACCGGCCTGGGCTTCCTCGATGCGGATGCTCGAGCCGGTCATCTCGAGAATCACGGCGTGGTGGACGAGACGATCGATCGCCGCGGCGGTCGTCATCGGGTCCTTGAAGATCCGATCCCACTCGCTGAAAACGAGGTTGCTCGTGATCATCACGGTGCGGCGCTCGTACCGCTCGGCGAGGAACGTGAAGAGTACCTCCATCTCGTCGCGGCTCTGTTGGACGTAGCCGATGTCGTCAAGGACAATGGCGTCGTAGCCGTCGAGGATCGCGAGTTCCTCCTCGAGCCGGAGGTCGCGCTTGGCGGCGAGGAGGCGCTGAACAAGGGCGTACGTCGCGACGAACAGCACACGATAGCCGCGATGGATCAGCTCGTGGCCGATCGCGCAGACGAGGTGCGTCTTGCCGCGGCCCGGAAGGCCGAACGCCAGGAGGTTGTCGCCGCGCTCGACGAAGCCGCCCTCGCACAACGCCGGTAGTACCTTGGCGACCTTCGCTGGGAGCCGCGATCGCTTGAGCGTCGCGAGCGTCTTGTCGGCGGGGAGTTCGGACTGCCGCAGGTTGCGCTCGATCCGCCTGCGCCGGCGCTCGTGCACCTCGAGCTCGACGAGGTGGTGCATATAGCGGATGAAGGTCCAGCCCTCACGCTCGGCCAGCTGCGCGACCTCCTCAGCGTGCCGCGCGATCGTCGGCATCTTCAGCGCGCGGAGCAGGATCACGAGCGCGGCGAGCGGCGCAGTGTCGGAGATCGCGGTCACGCGGCCACCTCTTTCGCGAGCAGCGTGTCGTACTCGGCGAGATCGACCGGCGTCGACGCGAGCGCCGGGATGTCGATCGGCGCGGGTGCGACGACGAGCTCGCGAACGGCCTCGGCGGTGATCGGCTTGCCGCTCATCTTGAGCAGCGCGAGCGCGGTGACCACGTCGCTCTCCATCGTGCTCGCGGCGAGCAGGAGGATGCGCAGGTACTCGAGGTCGCCCTTGGTGCCTGGCTTCGCGGCCTGGATCGCGTCGTACGCCTCGCGGAACGCGAGAGACGGGAACATCTCCTCGCGATACACGTAGCGCGCGAACCCGCCCGGCTTCCGGACGAGTGACCAGATCACGTGGCGGTAGTCGATGCGGCGACCGTTGCGCCCACGGAGCCGCTCGCACGCGAGCTGGAGCTCGTCGGCGAAGTGCACCTCGATGCGGTCCTCGTAGACACGCACCCGTACCCACGCGCCCATGAGCCGAGACGGAACCGAGTACGCGTTGTGGCGAACGCGAACCGTGCTCCACTCGCTGACGCACACCTCCTCCTCGACGTACTCGGGGAGCTTGGCGACGTCGAGCTCGCGCATCGCGGCGAGGTCCTCAGCGACACGTTTGCCGCGCCCGGCGTTCGCCTTGCGGGTGACATCGTCGACGAACCCTTGCCACGCCTCGGCGCTCTCGAAGTCGCGACTTCCGCGCACGAGCAGCGCCTGCTCGAGCCGTCGCTTGAGCGCCCGGTGGCCAGCCTCGACGTCGCCGTTCTGCTCCTTCGCGCCAACCTCGGTCGTGCGCGGCGTCATCCCGAAGTGCCGCATCAGCACGAGGTACCCGTCGTTGAATGGCCGCTTGCCGCCCTCGAAGCAGTGCGCCTGGCCGTCGGGGATCTTGTGCGTCGCCGCCGTCGAGTTGTCGGTCTGGTGGTAGCGCGGCACGCGGCCGAGTTGGAACAGCGCGCGCTGCACACCGCGACGAAGCGCGGCGATCGACTCCGACGCGCAGACCGTCGCCCACTGCCAGTTCGAGTACGGCAGCACGAGCACGCAGAGCAGGTGCACGAACACCTGCCCGGCGATCGTCACCGCGAGCTCGCTGGTCGACGTGAAGTCGGTCTGCGCCGCCTCGCCGGCACGGTGCTGCTGCGCGAGCACCACGTCGCGCTCGGGTCCGTGTGCCGAGCGCCAGTGCTTCACGCGACGCTGCAGCGTGCGCAGCTGTCCCGTCTCGTAGCGATCCGGGTGCGCCTCCTGCAACAGCTCGAACAGCGTCTTGGCCTCGAGCTCGGGCGTCGCGCGGAGGCGCGCCTCGATGTCAGGCCAGTGCTCTTCGAACGGATCGGGGCGCGTCCGCCAGTCGCGCGGCGCGACCATCGTCGACGGCAACTCGCCACC is drawn from Verrucomicrobiota bacterium and contains these coding sequences:
- the istB gene encoding IS21-like element helper ATPase IstB, producing MPTIARHAEEVAQLAEREGWTFIRYMHHLVELEVHERRRRRIERNLRQSELPADKTLATLKRSRLPAKVAKVLPALCEGGFVERGDNLLAFGLPGRGKTHLVCAIGHELIHRGYRVLFVATYALVQRLLAAKRDLRLEEELAILDGYDAIVLDDIGYVQQSRDEMEVLFTFLAERYERRTVMITSNLVFSEWDRIFKDPMTTAAAIDRLVHHAVILEMTGSSIRIEEAQAGRTEGGLQPNHTENTTALDNPIPGAAPTAPGPVATTTPTTTTPATTTGGTSTTTTSTTPTNDAIATDNPIAGAAPTAPGPTTAADQQRTKGEPTNDRRQQIKQRVQQRRAEADGEM
- the istA gene encoding IS21 family transposase encodes the protein MSKHGRIGDAAMKAGMHRQTARKYVAGGELPSTMVAPRDWRTRPDPFEEHWPDIEARLRATPELEAKTLFELLQEAHPDRYETGQLRTLQRRVKHWRSAHGPERDVVLAQQHRAGEAAQTDFTSTSELAVTIAGQVFVHLLCVLVLPYSNWQWATVCASESIAALRRGVQRALFQLGRVPRYHQTDNSTAATHKIPDGQAHCFEGGKRPFNDGYLVLMRHFGMTPRTTEVGAKEQNGDVEAGHRALKRRLEQALLVRGSRDFESAEAWQGFVDDVTRKANAGRGKRVAEDLAAMRELDVAKLPEYVEEEVCVSEWSTVRVRHNAYSVPSRLMGAWVRVRVYEDRIEVHFADELQLACERLRGRNGRRIDYRHVIWSLVRKPGGFARYVYREEMFPSLAFREAYDAIQAAKPGTKGDLEYLRILLLAASTMESDVVTALALLKMSGKPITAEAVRELVVAPAPIDIPALASTPVDLAEYDTLLAKEVAA